The Quercus lobata isolate SW786 chromosome 4, ValleyOak3.0 Primary Assembly, whole genome shotgun sequence genome segment ttaaaatttaaccTATATTTTTACTAGGAGTAAACCCTTTGAATCCTGACACATCACTGGTGAGGTGATTTAACTACTAAAGCAACAACATGACATGACACCTCATGAGGGAAATTCATACTTTAAGACTTTTTTAGCTTAGCAAAATAAAGTTtatctttttccataaaaaagataaaaagttttattttgatCATCTCACATCAGATATGAAGCTTATGTAGTTTATCAAGAATATATTTGGTAGttaataaacaattatatatttataaataactCCAAAGAAAGCCACAGTTTTAATTTCTTGGTAACAAGGTTGCTCATATTAAGAAGGAAAGCTGAAAGGGAAATATCATAACAATTATAAATGAGTTCATTAAACTAgaattcattttaaattacTGTAATTTAACTATAAATTCATACATATGACAGTAAGAGACACCTATTAGTATTTATAAAATTCTAGAGAACATTTATACAGAGATTATTCAACAAATGACAGATGAAAGCATCAAAACTTTATTTATACAAGGGCATTAGATCTGCATCAACTACAAGCTCTTAgttgtaagtaaaaaaaaggacATGTGGATAGGCAGGAACACTTGTaccagaaagaaaaatagttcCTGGTAATGAGCAGAACTGCACAATTAGCTTTCGAGCAGAGACTGCAATAGGGCAGTCAAGCCAGTAACCTTCACGTGAAAATTTTTGCCTAAGTGCCGCATATAAGTTCACAAGCCACCCAATATGACCACTTGAAATCAAAACATCACGCCAAGCAGGACCAGGCTACAAGCAGCATGAAAAGCGAACCCAAAAAATGTAAATGACTATAAACATAAGGAGCTTTAAATTATTATGTGATCTAGCAAGAGGTTTGTACAgaacataaaatgaaaattatagaCAAACATGGCATTGATGTAGActatattattaaattgttaaGATTGGCTTTTTGATCCAAGTATAAATCccttctgttttttctttttccttttttgataagatgttttgttggaaaacaaaaacaacaacaaaataaaaccttcttcttcttttttgtaaagaAATTTTAAGGAACTTATCTATCAATTATAAATGCTTTCAATCAGCACGTTTAGTTTCAGATCAatcttacacacacacacacacacacacagatcaTTACCTGCACTAAGGTACACTCAGATCGCTTAGATGAATCAATATCAAGCCTAGCTCCAGCAGAGAAAACATTTATACTGGTTTTCGTGCTATTGTTATTTAAATGGAAATCCCAGTTCAGGATCTGAAGCATGAGACGCAATGCAGCATTACAAACTTTAACCTCAGGTACTTCAGATTTGGATTCCACTATCCTATTAGTGACACTTAAAGCAGCATCTCGAGCCCAACAGTAGAACATCTATCATTAAATAGTATCAAAACAATGACAATGAATGTcagaaagggggaaaaaaaaagagacctATTAAAGCAGTCCATGTAATGACAACAGCTCGTTCTGGAAGGAAAAATACCATATAGTAGGaaaaatgcttctttttttttttaatatttttaaaaaggagACAAAACAGAAACTGAAAGAACCTTCAAATAGTCAATCTCTAATGACCGCCGGCATTGCTCATGAAACTCCCTCGGAAGGCCCATGGGCACTTATTCTTGGGCTCTCCCTTAATCTTAAGCTTTCAAAGATGATATTGTTTCTCTAACCACACAATGGTTGCGCCATCAAATTCCAACTATGTTCTCCACCCAAATAGAAGGCAACGAAGGAAATCCTATAGGTTGCAATCAGAAATAATTCAAGtaaatcatttttcaaataaaggTCCTCACACCAAAAATCATGCCAAAACCGAATTCATGCACCATCCCCCACAAAGAATTTTATATAACACAAAAAAGTATCCCAACCTCCTTGAATGCCCCAAAGACAAAACCCCTATGAACCTCTAACCTAATCCATGATCCagcccccccacccccctcttCCCCTAAGCTTCACCATATTTGGGAGAGATAACACACCTTCAAAGCTACTCCCTCTCTACTCCAAATCTCCATAACCATTTGCCTAGGAGTGCCTAATTAAATGTGCTTGACTTATGCATCCCCAACCCTCATCCCCTTGAAAGAGAACACACAATACCACAATCAACTTAATGAAACTTTCCAGCAACTTCCATATCCACCCCTCCCCCCCCTTCTTGCATTTTATAAGATTAAACTTAGAGAGTGGATTTAGTTAATAGATAACATACAATTATATATAGAGTAGTGCTCATGCAACAACACCAAGGATAAGCTTACAAACTTACAATGAAATAACTGTTTTGCTAATGTATCAGTAGGCATATATTCTGCAACAAGTAACCTCTCATCACCGTCACAGCAACAACCAAGTTCATCATTTACCCAGCTGACCCAGCCTTAACCAAGCTTAAACATTTCTGTTTAAAAGGAAAAGGGGAGGTGAAGAAAAGAATAATCAATATAGACAATGCTAACTCCAACTGCTATGACACAATCCTTGTTTTCAATGAGTGtcttgattttatatttttctttttctttttatccttttcaattttaattgtAGATCTTCCACATCCACATTCCTTGATTTCTTCTTATGTCAAATGTGGTTAGAGATATATTAACAAAAGCacatttttttagggaaaacaagtgaagaaagaaaaattatggaaCATTTGTGTAAAATGATATCAGTTACCTAACCGGATCAATCCAAACCAGCCTTAACACAAGCTCAAACATTATAAAGGAAAAAGGCACATAAGAAATAGACACACTTTTAACGAATCTATTATAAGGATTCTAAGTGTAAAGCAAAGAGTGCCGTTAAAGATACAAAAGTATACTTGCTAAATGCATATAAATGCAGAGGCAGTAATACTATGGAAAACACACAAATAGAGATACATACAACCCCTGAGTCAAGCCATATCAGATAAAATCAATATTATGTTAGGTATAAAGCCAAGGATTGATGCATACCATCAGGTGTATCTTCTCCTAGAGGGGGTACTATGTTATTCTCAGGCATTCTTTCTTGCAGTCCAGGTGTCTCTTCCATGTCCATTTCTACCTGCCAGAATTACATGTAAAATGAATCTTAGATCAAAGCAATTAAAACACTGACTAAAAAGTTCTGCTTTCCATAGGAAATTAATTAATAAGAAGCACAACACCAAACAATGAGAGGCTATACGAGATATATAGATACACAAACAGAGtagattttacaatttttttccttaaaaggCTAAACTATTCCTATAAATTATACAGCAAAAGAAATGATCTGTCAGGAAGATTGCACTAACTATAAGCACCAACTATTCTGTATAAATAAAAGTGAAGAAAGCTTTAAATTCATACTGACAAATCTTGAGTGGTATGGAAACTAATTTTGATTGGTCCGGATTGAGATGACTATAACagccctaaaatccaaaaaaaaataaatacaaataaaatcattCCTCAATTTTGAGATAAGTTTTTCTACTTCATACAGAGAATTACTAAATGCCATCATTGGGACCCCAACAAAGACACCTTTTACCATGACCAGGAAAAAGCAAGCAACACAATTGAACCACTAGACCATTCTTGCGCTAGAGCATCATTTAAACAGACTTTACATGCAGGATGCCACCTAATAAAATGTATACCAATTTGAACAGGAAATTTGACAGCTTCACAATAACATAGAAGAACACCTTCCTCAAAATATGACAGCTCAGAAGCACACCGAGACCTTACACACAAACAAGACACTGAAAACTACACAAGTAAGCTTGGCAAAACAAGTGCCACCAGCACAATTGACCTTACACCTGACACATTGCCACAGGGACTTTTCATAACTCACTCATAAGTCATTCCTAATATCTGAAACACGTATATTAAGCTTTCAGATACCTTTTTTGAATCTTACGCCGTCTCGTATAATGAGGAGGAGGTCTTGCATGTCCTTCGTCAGATGCCTCAGGCCCAACATTGTGTCCATGTTTGTGCCCCCCTGTCCCACACGGAGGTGCCTTTGATATGCGTTTAGGCCGAGCTTCAGCCGCTGTAGGTAACCCAACCGCCTGCTCAGCCTGAACATGGGGTGCGTCAATGGCTGAAGAAGGGGTACTAAACGAACTATGGGAGGGTGGCTCCTGCTGCATGTCAGGTGGGGTACCCAGGTCAAAGGATGGAATGGGTGACAGCTGAAGAAATGACTGTGGGGTGGGTGGACGGACGTCAGACCCATCACAAGGAAGTGGGGTGGGTGGAGGGATGGTGGGGCAAGGAGATGGATGGGGGGtgggtgaagggatggtgggcgTAGGGGCTGGATGTGGGCTACgtgaagggatggtgggcgTAGGGGCTGGATGTGAGCtaggtgaagggatggtgggcgTAGGAGCTGAATGTGGGTTGGGTGAAGGGATGGTGACGGTAGGGGATGGATGTGGGGTGGATGAAGGTATGGTGGGGCTGGCAGATGCATGTGAGGTGGATGCAGAGGGATCGGGGGCAGGGACAAGCTGGGGGGTAGCAACAAGCGGACGAGATTGACATCCGGCCGGAGCTGTGCTCGTGCTTGGGCCGGTAGGCATAGCTGCCTCCTCAATCGGGGCCTCAGGGATAGGAGGTTGGACACGTGTCATCGCCTGCACTGCCGTCAGCACCTCAGTAATGTCGTTGTGGTCCTCGGTGCCCACTGGATGACGCCTCAACAAACGGACATATCCTTCAATCTGCACATGGAAAAACCACACATATTAGACCTGCAATACGAAATCAACAATGccaattgataataaaataaatgttggtTCTGCTACTAATAATTGCAAATTAAAGGGAGATGAAGTGCTAAGCAAAAAATGTAGTAACAAACATCATGCTCTCTAAACAGTGGTTTCATGGTAAGACACACAATCTATAACATGTAGAAGACATTGAGAAGTTACCAGCAGAGTCACTACAGCACCAGGCCTATCGATGAACCTCCGAGTCACCCTTTTGAACCAGTCGTGGTACTCGTGCTCTGGAGGCATATCACCAAGCACAGCTTCGCAACGCCGATCAAAGCGATTACCCCACTCAAGGATATGCGCAGCATGCTTCTGCATCCAATTAACACCGATCTTCCCCCTCAAATCAATGCCATGAAGCACTTTGTCAGTGTTAACAGCGCGGGGAATTTCTTGGATCATCCCGAATTGACGAACAACACGATCCGGTGTATGTTTCTCTACTAGGTGGAAACATACAAGCGGCACCCTTGCCGTCCATACGGCCCTCCCTGCAACACACCACGGCGGGAGGTCGTCAAAATGAGCTTCATATGGCTGCCACACCACCTACAATAGCCAAAAAAGAAGTACACAACACATTAGGGAACAATGTTTATATTTCAAAGTTCACGAAACCTATATGGACGTTCGTAAAAGCGTAAAATAAGGCATTTTCATACCTGGTCTGGCAACATGGAAGCTAGTTGCTCGCGATACCTGTCCCTGAAGATGTGGGCGGgcctatttttcttgtttgggaccCACAACCACCTACAATCAAGAAGAATGGATCAATAAGTACTGAGATAATGTTAAAACTATAATGTAATcacatatattaaattaaaggaaatataCGGAAATTGAAATTTGAGGGCACTTTGTAATCACTtaagatgaagaaataagaggaaattgaaagtaaggtggagggtgaggtcatgtgAATTGCAGTAGTAATTAATTCAAAGTTagcttttttatactttttatttatttataattttatatgcttatatttctttatatattatgaGTCAAAATCCATATAATTTATTGAGTCTTAAAACTATAAGTCCATATTTCAACTAATATATCAATTTCAAGTCTAAAACTCTAcccaataattataataatactattgattctcaaaaaaaaaaaaaaaaactattaaaacaatttttctattaaaatattctaaaaaaattactattaaaaaacagaaatataaaAGCTCAAGTTAAATATTGCAGTACTagttttattacttatatattacgtgtggacccacataaacaaagcctaaaactttttttttgaagtctCTTTGTCATTTCCAACAACTAGTCACATGCTAGGTTcacaaaacaagaaagaaaacacaaaacaaggcaatgaaaattcaaaatagaattgaagaaGGACTAGCGAacgaagagaaagaagaagaagaagaaaaagaagaaagaagaaaaagaagatgaagtagcAATAGCAACTGCCTCGCCTCAGCCTCTCCACACAACTTGACTGAAAAGCTCATATGTTTAAATAGCTTTCACActagtgttttattttgatctttctTAAATACAGTCCTAATGAATCAGGATGGGCCACATATATTctcaattatatatttcttgCCTATTAGTGACACTTAAAGCAGCATCTCGAGCCCAACAGTAGAACATCTATCATTAAATAGTATCAAAACAATGACAATGAATGTcagaaagggggaaaaaaaaagagacctATTAAAGCAGTCCATGTAATGACAACAGCTCGTTCTGGAAGGAAAAATACCATATAGTAGGaaaaatgcttctttttttttttaatatttttaaaaaggagACAAAACAGAAACTGAAAGAACCTTCAAATAGTCAATCTCTAATGACCGCCGGCATTGCTCATGAAACTCCCTCGGAAGGCCCATGGGCACTTATTCTTGGGCTCTCCCTTAATCTTAAGCTTTCAAAGATGATATTGTTTCTCTAACCACACAATGGTTGCGCCATCAAATTCCAACTATGTTCTCCACCCAAATAGAAGGCAACGAAGGAAATCCTATAGGTTGCAATCAGAAATAATTCAAGtaaatcatttttcaaataaaggTCCTCACACCAAAAATCATGCCAAAACCGAATTCATGCACCATCCCCCACAAAGAATTTTATATAACACAAAAAAGTATCCCAACCTCCTTGAATGCCCCAAAGACAAAACCCCTATGAACCTCTAACCTAATCCATGATCCagcccccccacccccctcttCCCCTAAGCTTCACCATATTTGGGAGAGATAACACACCTTCAAAGCTACTCCCTCTCTACTCCAAATCTCCATAACCATTTGCCTAGGAGTGCCTAATTAAATGTGCTTGACTTATGCATCCCCAACCCTCATCCCCTTGAAAGAGAACACACAATACCACAATCAACTTAATGAAACTTTCCAGCAACTTCCATATCCACCCCTCCCCCCCCTTCTTGCATTTTATAAGATTAAACTTAGAGAGTGGATTTAGTTAATAGATAACATACAATTATATATAGAGTAGTGCTCATGCAACAACACCAAGGATAAGCTTACAAACTTACAATGAAATAACTGCTTTGCTAATGTATCAGTAGGCATATATTCTGCAACAAGTAACCTCTCATCACCGTCACAGCAACAACCAAGTTCATCATTTACCCAGCTGACCCAGCCTTAACCAAGCTTAAACATTTCTGTTTAAAAGGAAAAGGGGAGGTGAAGAAAAGAATAATCAATATAGACAATGCTAACTCCAACTGCTATGACACAATCCTTGTTTTCAAGCTATTATAAAATGAAGAAGTTGatcatataattattattttaacacttTTCCTTAATAagcattaattttgaaatgatgcaTTTCTTTTCAGCGTATACGTAACATATTGGTTCATTCACTATGGTACAGTTAAGTTTTTTGATATAAGTTTTGATGATTACTCTCCGGAGGAGGATCAAGGCCTAGACTACAAAACTGTATGGTCTAAACAGTGCTGAAATTTTTAGTAGACACAATTTGCTGGTTTAAGAGAGTTCGGTTAGAGCTGTAAGATAAGGCATCAATTGAATTATGTGTGACAATAACCCTGCAACCTGTTAGTCATTTCAATATGACTTCAGAGACTAATATGTTACTGTCACAATTTGCTGATTTAAGAGGGTTTGGTAGGACCTGTTGGTCATATCCAATATGACCACACTGTctaatatttactttttttggtgGCTTTTGGGGATCATTATAATTTTTCTGAAAAATCCAGCATGAAACCCTGTAGCTCTATGGTGGCTTTTGGGGatcattataatttttctatCCATTATGTATTTGTTGTTTGAATTACCTCTGTTTAGACAGATTGATAACATTCACCAGGTGTTCTCAAGAAACATTGCTGGATAAAGCTGACAGGTTAGGACAGCCTAACTATCAATTCCATATTAATCTGATAAGATTTTTTAATGTCACAAATCATAAACTCAGATTGAATGTAGGTCTGCCAATAATGTAGTTATGTTTCCCAATTCGCCTTAGACTAATGTAAATGACTCTgctgtttttgttatttttgttgccGGAAGATTAGGCTTTGCAAAATCTGGAGCTAGGAGTTTAGCCTTTGTAGATGATAACAGTTTTGAGTATGATGATATTATTGTATATAAGGGCCAATTCTACAAAAagacaatcaaatcaaaaagACAATCAAATGATACCCTTTGGCAGAACTACATGGTCCAAATAAAAGTAGCAATGAACAGGGAAACAAGGCAAGTTACGAACACGTCTATCaataaatattgtaaacatgaCAATTACATTGACATGCAGTTAAGTATTTTAACTATATCAAAACCTTTGCAATCAAAGAGAAACATACATAGGTGTAGAGGTCAAGGGAAGCAGCCACCGCCGTGGATCCGTGCACCACAGCATGCTCTCCGGCCAGTATGACTAATACCTTACATattgtatcaaaaccaacattgGTCTCCACGAACTGGTTCTTCAGATCTCCATTCAGTGTAACAGGTACACCAATCACCTGTCAAATTAATAGAAGTTCTATTAATAGACTGTggtatcataaaaatatatctagattaaaataacaaatgatGCAAGGAATAAAATTGCAACAAATATCCTTATTTGAGGCATTCACCTAGTTCCAATAATGTAGGTTCAAAccatattgaaaacaaaaataatcttatgGAAATGTGAAAAGAGAATTAATAATGGAATACAGTGTGTTGTTTCACATTAAGCTTTCAGATACCTTTTTTGAATCTTACGCCGTCTCGTATAATGCGGAGGAGGTCTTGCATGTCCTTCGTCAGATGCCTTGGGCCCAACATTGTGTCCATGTTTGTGCCCCCCTGTCCCACACGGTGGTGCCTTTGATATGCGTTTAGGCCGACCTTCAGCCGCTGTAGGTAACCCAACCGGCTGCTCAGCCTGAACATGGGGTGGGTCAATGGCTGAAGAAGGGGTACTAAACGAACTATGGGAGGGTGGCTCCTGCTGCATGTCAGGTGGGGTACCCAGGTCAAAGGATGGAATCGGTGATAGCTGAAGAAATGACTGTGGGGTGGGTGGACGGACGTCAGACCCAGAACAAGGAAGTGGGGTGGGTGGAGGGATGGTGGGGCAAGGAGACGGATGGTGGGtaggtgaagggatggtgggcgTAGGGGCTGGATGTGGGCtaggtgaagggatggtggcAGTAGGAGCTGAATGTGGGTTGGGTGAAGGGATGGTGACGGTAGGGGATGGATGTGGGATGGAtgaagggatggtggggctGGCGGATGCATGTGGGGTGGATGCACAGGGATCGGGGGTAGGGAGAAGCTGAGGGGTAGCAACAGGCGGACGGGATTGACATCCGGCCGGAGCTGTGCTCGTGCTTGGGCCGGTAGGCATAGCTGCCTCCTCAATCGGGGCCTCAGGGATAGGAGGTTGGACACGTGTCATCGCCTGTACTGCCGTCAACACCTCAGTAATGTCGTTGTGGTCCTCCGTGCCCACTGGATGACGCCTCAATAAACGGACGTATCCTTCAATCTGCACATGGAAAAACCACACATATTAGACCTGCAATACGAAATCAACAATGccaattgataataaaataaatgttggtTCTGCTACTAATAATTGCAAATTAAAGGGAGATGAAGTGGTAAGCAAAAAATGTAGTAACAAACATCATGCTCTCTAAACAGTGGTTTCATGGTAAGAAATACGGTAACATGTAGAAGAGATTGAGAAGTTACCAGCAGAGTCACTACAGCACCAGGCCTATCGATGAACCTCCGAGTCACCCTTTTGAACCAGTCATGGTACTCGTGCTCTGGAGGCATATCACCAAGCACAGCTTCACAACGCCGATCAAAGCGATAACCCCACTCAAGGATATGCGCAGCATGCTTCTGCATCCAATTAACACCGATCTTCCCCCTCAAATCAATGCCATGAAGCACTCTGTCAGTGTTAACAGCGCGGGGAATTTCTTGGATCATCCCGAATTGACGAACAACACGATCCGGTGTCGGTTTCTCTACTAGGTGGAAACATACAAGCGGCACCGTTGCCGTCCATACGGCCCTCCCTGCAACACACCAGGGCGGGAGGTCGTCAAAATGAGCTTCATATGGCTGCCACACCACCTACAATAGCCAAAAAAGAAGTACACAACACATTAGGGAACAATGTTTATATTTCAAAGTTCACGAAACCTATATGGACGTTCGTAAAAGCGTAAAATAAGGCATTTTCATACCTGGTCTGGCAACATGGAAGCTAGTTGCTCGCGATACCTGTCCCTGAAGATGTGGGCGGgcctatttttcttgtttgggaccCACAACCACCTACAATCAAGAAGAATGGATCAATAAGTACTGAGATAATGTTAAAACTATAATGTAATCACATAtatgaaataaaaggaaataaaaggaaattgaaatttgaagaaataatGTAATCACTTAAGatgaagaaatgaagaaataaaaggaaattgaaagtaaggtggagggtgaggtcatgtgAATTGCAATAGTAATTAATTCAAAGTTagcttttttatactttttatttatttataattttatatgcttatatttctttatatattatgaGTCAAAATCCATATAATTTATTGAGTCTTAAAACTATAAGTCCATATTTCAACTAATATATCAATTTCAAGTCTAAAACTCTAcccaataattataataatactattgattctcaaaaaaaaaaaaaaacaaaactattaaaacaatttttctattaaaatattctaaaaaaattacaattaaaaaacagaaatataaaAGCTCAAGTTAAATATTGCAGTACTagttttattacttatatattacgtgtggacccacataaacaaagcctaaaactttttttttcaagtctcTTTCTCATTTCCAACAACTAGTCACATGCTAGGTTcacaaaacaagaaagaaaacacaaaacaaggcaatgaaaattcaaaatagaattgaagaaGGACTAGCGAacgaagagaaagaagaagaagaagaaaaagaagaaagaagaaaaagaagatgaagtagcAATAGCAACTGCCTCGCCTCAGCCTCTCCACACAACTTGACTGAAAAGCTCATATGTTTAAATAGCTTTCACActagtgttttattttgatctttctTAAATACAGTCCTAATGAATCAGGATGGGCCACATATATTctcaattatatatttctttgttcTAGGGGTTTCTGTTGAACTTTATATTCTCAGTCATAATGC includes the following:
- the LOC115983210 gene encoding vegetative cell wall protein gp1-like, which codes for MTRVQPPIPEAPIEEAAMPTGPSTSTAPAGCQSRPLVATPQLVPAPDPSASTSHASASPTIPSSTPHPSPTVTIPSPNPHSAPTPTIPSPSSHPAPTPTIPSRSPHPAPTPTIPSPTPHPSPCPTIPPPTPLPCDGSDVRPPTPQSFLQLSPIPSFDLGTPPDMQQEPPSHSSFSTPSSAIDAPHVQAEQAVGLPTAAEARPKRISKAPPCGTGGHKHGHNVGPEASDEGHARPPPHYTRRRKIQKR
- the LOC115986109 gene encoding serine/threonine-protein phosphatase 7 long form homolog; the protein is MLPDQVVWQPYEAHFDDLPPWCVAGRAVWTARVPLVCFHLVEKHTPDRVVRQFGMIQEIPRAVNTDKVLHGIDLRGKIGVNWMQKHAAHILEWGNRFDRRCEAVLGDMPPEHEYHDWFKRVTRRFIDRPGAVVTLLV
- the LOC115983211 gene encoding uncharacterized protein LOC115983211, which gives rise to MGLPREFHEQCRRSLEIDYLKMFYCWARDAALSVTNRIVESKSEVPEVKVCNAALRLMLQILNWDFHLNNNSTKTSINVFSAGARLDIDSSKRSECTLVQPGPAWRDVLISSGHIGWLVNLYAALRQKFSREGYWLDCPIAVSARKLIVQFCSLPGTIFLSGTSVPAYPHVLFFTYN